A genomic region of Chloroflexota bacterium contains the following coding sequences:
- a CDS encoding DNA alkylation repair protein gives MASAEEVLSKLDSQARPDRVQGMARYGMAAERRLGVSVPDMRRIAKEAGKDHDLALRLWETGIPEARIVASMVDRPEDLTEQQMDEWVAGFNSWDVCDQVCMNLFEKSPLAWKKIVEWSEREEEYVKRAAYALIACLAWYDEEARDEKFIGLFPVIKRGATDKRNYVRKAVSWALRNIGKRNRSLNGAALEVAEEIGRMDSRAARWIASDVRKELSSEAVQKRLGA, from the coding sequence ATGGCTTCTGCGGAGGAAGTGCTGAGCAAATTGGACTCCCAAGCAAGGCCCGATCGGGTGCAGGGCATGGCCAGATACGGGATGGCAGCCGAGCGCCGACTGGGAGTGTCTGTCCCCGATATGCGTAGGATAGCAAAAGAGGCTGGCAAAGACCATGACCTCGCGCTGAGATTGTGGGAGACAGGGATACCTGAGGCCAGGATCGTAGCCTCTATGGTGGACCGACCGGAGGATCTGACCGAGCAGCAGATGGATGAATGGGTAGCGGGTTTCAACTCGTGGGACGTGTGCGACCAGGTGTGCATGAACCTGTTCGAGAAGAGTCCATTGGCCTGGAAAAAGATAGTGGAGTGGTCGGAGCGGGAAGAGGAGTATGTGAAGCGGGCCGCTTATGCGCTGATCGCCTGCCTAGCCTGGTATGACGAGGAGGCGAGGGATGAGAAGTTTATCGGGCTGTTTCCGGTGATAAAGCGAGGAGCAACGGACAAGCGCAATTATGTCAGGAAGGCGGTGAGTTGGGCGTTGCGCAATATCGGGAAGAGGAACAGGAGCCTGAACGGAGCAGCGCTGGAGGTAGCGGAGGAGATTGGGCGAATGGATTCCAGGGCGGCTCGCTGGATAGCATCAGATGTCAGAAAGGAGCTCAGTAGCGAGGC